One window from the genome of Nicotiana tomentosiformis chromosome 5, ASM39032v3, whole genome shotgun sequence encodes:
- the LOC104094255 gene encoding GATA transcription factor 8-like, with protein sequence MGSNLVDEIDCGSFFDHIDDLIEFPLENEGAGLSSTDCKDFPTIWNDPLPDSDSLFSGSHRNSASDFSAELSVPYEDIVQLEWLSAFVEDSFSGGGLTLGKDNFPLNKETSEAKFQTSSPVSVLESSSSCSSSSCSVEKTVPLSSPCHRGPQRARSKRPRPATFNPAPAIQLISPTSSFTEIPQPFVAPKITSESENFAESPMKKILKPAVAEQKTKKKLKLSFPSSLVKTNQNPVAQTIRKCQHCEITKTPQWRAGPMGPKTLCNACGVRYKSGRLFPEYRPAASPTFVPAIHSNSHKKVIEMRTKVVPDNNATIARTAPPATVTQPEFNPSNEDSVEEENK encoded by the exons ATGGGGTCAAATTTGGTGGATGAGATAGACTGTGGTAGCTTCTTTGACCACATTGATGATTTGATTGAATTCCCTCTTGAGAATGAGGGTGCTGGCCTTAGTTCTACTGATTGCAAAGATTTTCCAACCATTTGGAATGACCCCTTGCCGGATTCCGACTCACTTTTCTCAGGCAGCCACCGGAATTCAGCCTCCGATTTCTCGGCCGAGCTCTCAGTTCCG TATGAGGATATTGTCCAGCTTGAATGGCTTTCAGCATTTGTGGAGGATTCCTTTTCAGGCGGAGGATTAACTCTCGGGAAAGACAACTTTCCTCTTAACAAAGAGACATCCGAAGCCAAATTCCAGACTTCGAGTCCTGTCTCTGTGCTTGAGAGCAGCAGCAGTTGCTCTTCCTCTTCTTGTTCAGTTGAAAAAACTGTTCCACTTAGTAGTCCATGCCATCGAGGTCCACAACGTGCTCGTAGCAAGCGTCCTCGCCCTGCAACATTTAATCCCGCGCCAGCAATTCAACTTATCTCTCCAACATCATCTTTTACTGAGATTCCCCAGCCATTTGTTGCTCCAAAAATTACTTCAGAATCGGAGAATTTCGCGGAGTCTCCCATGAAGAAGATTCTGAAACCTGCTGTAGCAGAACAGAAGACGAAAAAGAAACTCAAGTTGTCATTTCCTTCATCTCTGGTCAAGACAAATCAGAATCCAGTGGCACAGACAATTAGGAAATGCCAGCATTGCGAGATAACAAAAACTCCTCAATGGAGGGCAGGTCCAATGGGACCAAAAACTCTGTGCAACGCGTGTGGTGTTCGTTACAAGTCAGGACGACTCTTTCCTGAATACCGGCCTGCTGCAAGTCCTACATTTGTTCCAGCAATTCACTCAAACTCTCACAAGAAAGTTATTGAAATGAGAACTAAGGTTGTCCCGGACAACAATGCCACCATAGCCAGGACCGCGCCACCAGCAACAGTCACCCAACCGGAGTTCAACCCGAGTAATGAAGACTCAGTGGAGGAAGAGAACAAATGA
- the LOC138892085 gene encoding uncharacterized protein → MTHPKLNGRQARWKDLLAKFHFNLEYRSGKTNHVVDALSQRADLASVCLLATLRGSKVTTTIKDQIRDLLIKDLVTQYLVDLVGHGKTRQFYTEDGFLKVKGNRLYVPKRGDMRRTLLAECHDTLWVGHLVEERTMALLRRAYYWHQMIDDVAPYVKTCLTERFNGMLEEYLRYFVTGLQKNWVKLLDAAQLCFNSQKSSSTNKNAFEIITRQQPLLPHTVNAPNMSKSPQVASFSKEWKRNLEIVRSYLVKAPKRMKRRQSDGRNPKRYLFAGVHDSRLLQKYIGLLSIERRIGKVAYWVDTPAWWKIHPVFHVNLLKPFWEDMEDPSRSQLTLPSIRGPNLTEKRRVEAILDDRVIHASRKDHQDFLVKW, encoded by the exons atgacccatcCGAAGCTGAATGGTCGACAGGCTAGGTGGAAGGACCTCCTAGcgaaatttcacttcaacctagAGTACCGAAGTGGGAAGACTAATCATGTTGTTGATGCGCTCAGTcagagagctgatctagcatcagTGTGCCTACTCGCCACCCTAAGGGGGAGcaaagtaaccaccaccataaaagaccagatacgggatctactcatcaaggatcttGTTActcagtatttggttgatttggtaggacatggaaagactcgccagttctacacagaagatggtttcctgaaagtgaaagggaaccgactttatgttcctaaaagAGGAGATATGCGAAGGACTCTTCTGGCGGAATGCCATGATACTTTATGGGTTGGTCATCTCGTTgaagaacgcaccatggcattacttcgTCGTGCATATTATTGGCATCAAATGATAGATGACGTTGCTccgtatgtgaagacttgtcta acggagcgattcaatggcatgctggaggaatatctccgctACTTTGTAACTGGATTGCAGAAGAACTGGGTGAAGCTTCTCgatgctgctcagctgtgtttcaattcacaaaagagctctagTACCAATAAAAATGCTTTTGAAATTATTACCAGACAACAACCTCTACTCCCACACACTGTGAATGCACCGAACATGTCAAAATCACCTCAAGTTGCTAgtttctcaaaagaatggaagcgaaatttggagatagtgcggagctatcttgtcaaagccccaaagcggatgaagag gagacaaagtgatggtcgaAATCctaagcggtacttgtttgcaggggtccatgactctcgcctattgcaaaaatatattggactcttgtccattgaaagacgcattgggaaagttgcatactgggtggataccccagcttggtggaaaatccatcccgtTTTCCATGTCAATCTCTTGAAACCTTTttgggaagatatggaggatccttcgCGGAGCCAACTCACATTACCCAGTATTCGAGGACCCAATTTAACCGAGAAAAGGCGTGTTGAAGCTATTCTTGacgatcgagtgattcacgcctcaaggaaAGATCACCAAGATTTTTTGGTGAAATGgtag